From one Rhizobium sp. CIAT894 genomic stretch:
- a CDS encoding ABC transporter permease codes for MSIFEAILLTVITASTPLVIAALGELVTERSGVLNLGVEGMMIMGAVAAFAGAQMSGSPYVGIVCGIASGALFSLLFAFLTLTLVANQVATGLALTLLGLGVSGMLGEAYVSVPGIRLEEIVIPLLSDIPVIGHVLFRQDLIFYLSIALVVGVSWFLFRSRSGLKLRAIGDNHGSAHALGINVIRTRYLAVMFGGACAGLAGAQLSLVYTPQWAENMSAGRGWITLALVVFASWRPWRVFAGGYLFGAVTILQLHAQAFGLGIPAQFLSMLPYAATIVVLIIISHNRRTTLINTPASLGKAFVPER; via the coding sequence ATGAGCATCTTCGAAGCCATTCTGCTGACTGTCATCACCGCCTCGACGCCACTCGTCATCGCCGCCCTCGGCGAACTCGTGACCGAGCGCTCCGGCGTTCTGAACCTTGGTGTCGAAGGCATGATGATCATGGGCGCGGTCGCCGCCTTTGCCGGCGCGCAGATGTCGGGTTCGCCCTATGTCGGCATCGTCTGCGGCATTGCCTCAGGCGCGCTTTTCTCGCTGCTGTTTGCCTTCCTGACCTTGACGCTGGTGGCGAACCAGGTGGCGACGGGACTGGCGCTCACCCTTCTCGGCCTCGGTGTGTCGGGCATGCTCGGCGAAGCCTATGTCAGCGTTCCCGGCATCCGGCTGGAAGAGATCGTCATTCCCTTGCTGTCGGACATTCCCGTGATCGGCCACGTGCTCTTCAGGCAGGATCTGATCTTCTACCTGTCGATTGCGCTTGTCGTCGGCGTCAGCTGGTTCCTGTTCCGCAGCCGGAGCGGGCTGAAGCTGAGAGCGATCGGCGACAATCACGGCTCGGCCCATGCGCTCGGCATTAACGTCATCCGCACGCGCTACCTGGCGGTGATGTTCGGCGGCGCCTGCGCCGGTCTTGCCGGGGCGCAGCTTTCGCTCGTCTACACGCCGCAATGGGCAGAGAACATGTCGGCCGGCCGCGGCTGGATCACGCTGGCGCTTGTCGTTTTCGCCTCCTGGCGGCCCTGGCGGGTCTTTGCCGGCGGTTATCTCTTCGGCGCAGTCACCATCCTGCAGCTGCACGCGCAGGCCTTCGGCCTCGGCATTCCCGCGCAGTTCCTTTCGATGCTGCCCTATGCCGCGACTATTGTGGTTCTCATCATCATTTCTCATAATCGGCGTACGACGTTGATCAACACGCCCGCGTCGCTCGGAAAAGCCTTCGTACCGGAGCGATGA
- a CDS encoding BMP family ABC transporter substrate-binding protein, translated as MKKLALTLAASAAAVIGISSAAQAADKTKVCFVYVGSHTDGGYSQAHDLGRQQVQAEFGDKIETPYLENVPEGPDAERAIERLARSGCKLIFTTSFGFMDATVKVAAKFPKVKFEHGTGYKAGPNLATYNSRFYEGRYILGQIAAKTSKNHGAAYIASFPIPEVVMGINSFEQGAKSIDPSFKLKVIWVNTWFDPGKEADAAKAMVDQGVDVLTQHTDTTAPMQVAEERGIHAFGQASDMIAAGPKAQLTAIVDTWGNYYSKRVHALLDGTWKSEQSWDGLKDGILKMAPYTNMPDDVKKMAEETEAKIKSGELHPFTGPINKQDGTPWLKAGEKADDGTLLGMNFYVEGVDDKLPAQ; from the coding sequence ATGAAGAAGTTAGCACTTACACTCGCCGCCTCGGCTGCCGCCGTGATCGGCATCTCGTCTGCCGCACAGGCCGCTGACAAGACGAAGGTCTGCTTCGTCTATGTCGGTTCGCACACCGATGGCGGTTATTCGCAGGCCCACGATCTCGGCCGCCAGCAGGTCCAGGCCGAATTCGGCGACAAGATCGAAACGCCTTACCTCGAAAACGTGCCGGAAGGCCCGGATGCCGAGCGCGCCATCGAACGCCTTGCCCGCTCCGGTTGCAAGTTGATCTTCACCACATCCTTCGGCTTCATGGATGCGACCGTCAAGGTCGCCGCCAAATTCCCGAAGGTCAAGTTCGAGCACGGCACCGGCTATAAGGCCGGCCCCAATCTCGCCACCTACAATTCGCGCTTCTATGAAGGCCGCTACATCCTCGGCCAGATCGCTGCGAAGACTTCGAAGAATCATGGTGCCGCCTACATCGCCTCCTTCCCGATTCCGGAAGTTGTGATGGGCATCAACTCCTTCGAGCAGGGCGCCAAGTCGATCGATCCGAGCTTCAAGCTGAAGGTCATCTGGGTCAACACCTGGTTCGACCCGGGCAAGGAAGCCGATGCCGCCAAGGCCATGGTCGACCAGGGCGTCGACGTCTTGACCCAGCACACCGACACGACAGCGCCGATGCAGGTTGCCGAAGAACGCGGCATCCATGCCTTCGGTCAAGCATCCGACATGATCGCGGCCGGCCCGAAGGCGCAGCTGACGGCGATCGTCGACACCTGGGGCAACTACTACTCCAAGCGCGTGCACGCGCTTCTCGACGGCACCTGGAAGTCCGAGCAGAGCTGGGACGGCCTGAAGGACGGCATCCTGAAGATGGCGCCCTATACCAACATGCCTGACGACGTGAAGAAAATGGCCGAGGAAACCGAAGCCAAGATCAAGTCTGGCGAGCTGCATCCCTTCACCGGCCCGATCAACAAGCAGGACGGCACGCCCTGGCTGAAGGCCGGCGAGAAGGCCGATGACGGCACGCTGCTCGGCATGAATTTCTATGTCGAAGGCGTCGACGACAAGCTGCCGGCGCAATAA
- the ytfQ gene encoding galactofuranose ABC transporter, galactofuranose-binding protein YtfQ, with translation MKLKTALMSATILAACMFGSASAAGLTVGFSQIGSESGWRAAETTVTKEQAKKRGIDLKFADAQQKQENQIKALRSFIAQGVDAILIAPVVETGWDDVLKEAKEAKIPVILLDRTIKAPDDLYLTAVTSDLVHEGKVAGDFLVKTVGDKKCNVVELQGTTGSSPAIARKKGFEEALAGHDNLKIVRSQTGDFTRTKGKEVMESFLKAENGGKDICALYAHNDDMAVGAIQAIKEAGLKPGKDILVVSIDAVPDIFKAMSEGESNATVELTPNMAGPAFDALDAYLKDKKAPPKWIQTESKLYTPADEPMKVYEEKKGQGY, from the coding sequence ATGAAATTGAAGACTGCACTTATGAGTGCCACGATCCTTGCTGCCTGCATGTTCGGTTCGGCTTCGGCCGCCGGGCTGACCGTCGGCTTCTCGCAGATCGGCTCGGAATCGGGCTGGCGTGCGGCTGAAACGACCGTCACCAAGGAACAGGCCAAGAAGCGCGGCATCGATCTGAAATTTGCCGATGCACAGCAGAAGCAGGAAAACCAGATCAAGGCTTTGCGCTCCTTCATTGCTCAGGGCGTCGACGCCATTCTCATTGCACCGGTCGTCGAAACCGGCTGGGACGACGTTCTCAAGGAAGCCAAGGAAGCCAAGATTCCGGTCATCCTTCTCGACCGCACCATCAAGGCTCCGGACGATCTCTACCTGACCGCTGTTACCTCCGACCTCGTCCATGAAGGCAAGGTCGCCGGTGATTTCCTGGTCAAGACTGTCGGCGACAAGAAGTGCAACGTCGTCGAACTGCAGGGCACCACTGGTTCGTCGCCGGCCATCGCCCGCAAGAAGGGCTTCGAAGAGGCTCTTGCCGGTCACGACAACCTCAAGATCGTTCGCAGCCAGACCGGTGACTTCACCCGCACCAAGGGCAAGGAAGTCATGGAAAGCTTCCTGAAGGCCGAGAACGGCGGCAAGGATATCTGCGCGCTCTACGCCCACAACGACGACATGGCCGTCGGCGCCATCCAGGCGATCAAGGAAGCCGGCCTGAAGCCCGGCAAGGATATCCTCGTCGTCTCCATCGACGCCGTTCCCGATATCTTCAAGGCTATGTCCGAAGGCGAATCCAACGCCACGGTCGAGCTGACGCCGAATATGGCAGGTCCGGCCTTCGATGCGCTCGATGCCTACCTGAAGGACAAGAAGGCTCCGCCGAAGTGGATCCAGACCGAATCCAAGCTCTACACGCCTGCCGACGAGCCGATGAAGGTCTACGAAGAGAAGAAGGGTCAGGGTTACTGA
- the ytfR gene encoding galactofuranose ABC transporter, ATP-binding protein YtfR: MTHDFENVLAASGISKFFPGAVALDKVDFTLRKGEVHALLGENGAGKSTLIKCITGAYHRDEGSLTLDGHEINPANTLAAQNLGIGTVYQEVNLLANLSVAENLFLGRQPRRFGMTDVRAMNRKARELLTGYGIDIDVTAELGRFSVAVQQVVAIARAVDLSGKVLILDEPTASLDNQEVALLFRIIEDLKKRGLGIVFITHFLEQVYAISDRITVLRNGKLVGTRDAAELPRQGLIAMMLGRELAHAEETAKERSVAAGDVRYRFAGYGKRGKIQPFDLDVRAGEVVGVAGLLGSGRTETAELLFGIEHADSGSVTIDGQPVTLSSPRAAIEKGFGFCPEDRKTDGIVGDLSIRENIALALQARRGWTRPLSRAEQNALADRYIEALDIRTTDREKPIRLLSGGNQQKAILARWLATNPKFLILDEPTRGIDVGAHAEIIRLIEQLCGEGMSLIVISSELEELVAYSSRVIVLRDRQHIAELTGERITAAGIVDAIAAAEHKMEEA, from the coding sequence ATGACTCACGATTTCGAGAACGTTCTCGCGGCTTCCGGAATATCGAAATTCTTTCCCGGCGCAGTGGCGTTGGACAAGGTCGATTTCACGCTGCGTAAGGGCGAGGTGCATGCGCTGCTTGGTGAGAATGGCGCCGGCAAGTCGACGCTGATCAAATGCATCACCGGCGCCTATCATCGTGACGAGGGCAGCCTGACGCTCGACGGTCATGAAATCAATCCGGCCAATACGCTCGCCGCCCAGAATCTCGGCATCGGCACCGTCTACCAGGAGGTCAACCTGCTGGCCAATCTGAGCGTTGCCGAAAACCTCTTTCTCGGACGCCAGCCAAGGCGTTTCGGCATGACCGATGTCCGCGCGATGAACCGCAAGGCGCGCGAATTGCTCACCGGCTACGGCATCGATATCGACGTCACCGCCGAGCTTGGCCGCTTCTCCGTTGCCGTCCAGCAGGTGGTTGCCATCGCCCGCGCCGTGGATCTCTCCGGCAAGGTGCTGATATTGGACGAGCCGACGGCAAGCCTCGACAATCAGGAAGTGGCGCTGCTCTTCCGTATCATCGAGGACCTGAAGAAGCGCGGCCTGGGCATCGTCTTCATCACCCATTTCCTCGAGCAGGTCTATGCGATCAGCGACCGCATCACCGTGCTGCGCAACGGAAAACTCGTCGGCACCCGCGACGCCGCCGAGCTGCCGCGCCAGGGCTTGATCGCCATGATGCTCGGCCGCGAACTGGCGCATGCCGAGGAGACGGCGAAGGAGAGGAGTGTCGCCGCCGGCGACGTCCGTTACCGCTTCGCAGGCTACGGCAAGCGCGGCAAGATCCAGCCGTTCGACCTCGATGTGCGCGCCGGCGAGGTGGTCGGCGTTGCCGGGCTGCTCGGCTCCGGCCGCACCGAAACCGCCGAGCTGCTCTTCGGCATCGAACATGCCGACAGCGGCAGCGTCACGATCGACGGCCAGCCGGTGACCCTTTCCAGCCCACGCGCTGCCATCGAAAAAGGCTTCGGCTTCTGCCCCGAGGATCGCAAGACCGACGGCATCGTCGGCGACCTGTCGATCAGGGAGAACATCGCGCTTGCGCTGCAGGCCCGCCGCGGCTGGACGCGGCCGCTGTCGCGCGCAGAGCAGAATGCGCTTGCCGACCGTTACATCGAGGCGCTCGATATCCGCACCACCGACCGCGAGAAGCCGATCCGGCTGCTTTCCGGCGGCAACCAGCAGAAGGCGATCCTCGCCCGCTGGCTGGCGACCAATCCGAAGTTTCTCATCCTCGACGAGCCGACCCGCGGTATCGATGTCGGCGCCCATGCCGAGATCATCCGGCTGATCGAGCAGCTCTGCGGCGAAGGCATGTCGCTGATCGTGATTTCCTCGGAACTTGAAGAGCTTGTCGCCTATAGTTCACGTGTCATCGTGCTTCGCGACAGACAGCATATCGCCGAACTCACGGGCGAACGGATCACGGCCGCCGGCATCGTCGATGCCATCGCCGCGGCCGAGCATAAGATGGAGGAGGCATGA
- a CDS encoding ABC transporter permease encodes MRSSLNALAYRLAPQLIALVVILLLNFITSPQFFNVVVQNDRLYGSLIDVLNRGAPVALLAIGMTLVIATKGIDLSVGAVIAICGAVAASSIVSGNSVAYTIILTLVIGIACGVWNGFLVAVLNIQPIIATLVLMVAGRGIAQLITEGAILTFNDDGLTFFGSGSMALLPMPVVIWLLVGLLVILLVRRTALGMLIEAVGINRRASTLSGIQTPVLLMAVYMLSGLCASIAGIIVAADIKGADANNAGLWLELDAILAVVVGGNSLLGGRFSILGSLIGAMIIQAVNTGILSSGFPPEFNLIIKAIIIIVILVIQSPAVQSLAIFASRRPGGREQPK; translated from the coding sequence ATGAGGTCCTCGCTGAACGCGCTGGCTTATCGCCTGGCGCCGCAATTGATTGCGCTTGTTGTCATTCTTTTGTTGAATTTCATCACGTCACCGCAGTTTTTTAATGTCGTGGTTCAAAACGACCGCCTCTATGGCAGCCTGATTGACGTGCTGAACCGCGGCGCGCCGGTGGCGTTGCTGGCGATCGGCATGACGCTGGTCATCGCCACCAAGGGCATCGATCTGTCCGTCGGCGCTGTTATCGCCATCTGCGGTGCCGTTGCCGCATCGTCGATTGTCTCAGGAAATTCAGTGGCCTACACCATTATCCTGACGTTGGTGATCGGCATTGCCTGTGGCGTCTGGAACGGTTTCCTGGTGGCTGTCCTCAATATCCAGCCGATCATCGCCACGCTGGTGCTGATGGTCGCCGGTCGCGGCATCGCCCAACTCATCACCGAAGGCGCCATTTTGACCTTCAACGATGACGGGCTGACCTTCTTCGGCAGTGGCTCCATGGCCCTCCTGCCGATGCCTGTCGTCATCTGGCTTCTCGTCGGCCTGCTCGTCATCCTGCTCGTCCGCCGGACTGCGCTCGGCATGCTGATCGAGGCCGTCGGCATCAATCGCCGTGCCAGCACGCTTTCGGGCATTCAAACGCCGGTGCTGCTGATGGCGGTCTATATGCTGAGCGGGCTCTGCGCCTCGATCGCCGGTATCATCGTCGCCGCCGACATCAAGGGCGCCGATGCCAACAATGCCGGCCTGTGGCTCGAACTCGACGCCATCCTCGCCGTCGTCGTCGGCGGCAATTCACTGCTCGGCGGCCGCTTCAGCATTCTTGGATCGCTGATCGGAGCGATGATCATCCAGGCGGTGAATACCGGCATCCTGTCTTCCGGCTTCCCGCCGGAGTTCAACCTGATCATCAAGGCCATCATCATTATCGTCATCCTCGTCATCCAGTCGCCGGCGGTGCAGTCGCTCGCCATCTTCGCCAGCCGCCGGCCGGGCGGAAGGGAGCAGCCGAAATGA
- the yjfF gene encoding galactofuranose ABC transporter, permease protein YjfF: protein MNSKYLPLLATIVIFVLAYAGCTLQYPNMLSTRVIGNLLTDNAFLGIAAVGMTFVIISGGIDLSIGSVIAFTGVFLAVILQKTSIHPLLAFAIVLVITTAFGAIMGAIIHYLEMPAFIVTLAGMFLARGMAFVLSIDSIPIDHEYYSTLTSLYWRLPGGGRLTLIGAIMLLVFAAGIFIAQRTRFGTNVYALGGGPQTARLMGVPVGRTTIQIYALSGFLAGLSGIVFSLYTSAGYSLAAVGVELDAIAAVVIGGTLLTGGAGFVAGTLIGILIQGLIQTYITFDGTLSSWWTKILIGLLLFAFILMQKAILFVSSLNKRYA from the coding sequence ATGAATTCCAAATACCTGCCGCTGCTTGCGACCATCGTCATCTTCGTGCTCGCCTATGCCGGCTGCACGCTGCAATATCCGAACATGCTGTCGACACGCGTGATCGGCAATCTTCTGACCGACAACGCCTTTCTCGGCATTGCCGCCGTCGGCATGACCTTCGTGATCATCTCCGGCGGCATCGATCTGTCGATCGGATCGGTCATCGCCTTCACCGGCGTCTTCCTTGCAGTGATCTTGCAGAAGACCTCGATCCACCCGCTGCTCGCCTTTGCGATCGTGCTTGTGATCACCACCGCTTTCGGCGCCATCATGGGCGCCATCATCCACTATCTCGAAATGCCGGCCTTCATCGTCACGCTTGCCGGCATGTTCCTGGCGCGCGGCATGGCCTTCGTGCTCTCGATCGACAGCATTCCGATCGACCACGAATATTATTCGACGCTGACGAGCCTCTATTGGCGGCTGCCCGGCGGTGGGCGGCTGACGCTGATCGGCGCCATCATGCTTCTGGTCTTTGCCGCCGGCATTTTCATCGCCCAGCGCACCCGCTTCGGCACCAATGTCTATGCGCTCGGCGGCGGCCCGCAGACGGCGCGGCTGATGGGCGTGCCTGTGGGACGCACGACAATTCAGATCTATGCGCTGTCGGGCTTTCTGGCAGGCCTATCCGGGATCGTTTTTTCGCTGTACACCTCTGCCGGATATTCTCTTGCAGCAGTCGGCGTCGAACTCGATGCCATCGCGGCGGTTGTCATTGGGGGGACGCTGCTGACCGGAGGAGCGGGATTCGTGGCGGGAACCTTGATCGGTATCCTGATCCAGGGGCTCATTCAGACCTACATCACCTTCGACGGCACGCTGTCGAGCTGGTGGACCAAGATCCTGATTGGGCTTCTGCTGTTTGCATTCATCCTGATGCAGAAAGCCATCCTGTTCGTTTCCAGTCTGAACAAGAGGTACGCCTGA
- a CDS encoding FadR/GntR family transcriptional regulator: MRNTLEETRKTGRRTRTSHAQVVDELGKAIVAGTYPVGSILPGDTELAQRFKVSRTVLRETMKTLAAKGMVVAKARVGTRVTGKNLWNMFDSEIIAWHFDNGVTEEFLLQLYDIRLAVEPFAAGLVAERANAEDIETLRALALDMAASGHTADSLALADLRFHLAIAEASHNPFMRTLGSLIEAALVGMFRMSTPPTENGFANIADTHMRIVDAIVSGDSLAARRAMELVILDGRHHVHEAFAAVGSQTVIVSISTEI; encoded by the coding sequence TTGCGCAACACATTGGAAGAGACACGTAAGACGGGGCGCAGAACCCGGACGAGCCACGCGCAGGTGGTCGACGAACTTGGCAAGGCTATCGTCGCCGGCACCTATCCCGTCGGCTCGATCCTGCCTGGCGATACCGAACTGGCGCAGCGCTTCAAGGTGTCCCGCACCGTCTTGCGCGAGACGATGAAGACGCTCGCCGCCAAGGGCATGGTCGTCGCCAAGGCGCGGGTCGGCACGCGTGTGACCGGGAAGAACCTCTGGAACATGTTCGACAGCGAGATCATCGCCTGGCACTTCGACAATGGCGTGACGGAAGAATTCTTGCTGCAGCTCTACGATATCCGTCTCGCCGTCGAACCCTTCGCCGCCGGTCTCGTCGCCGAACGGGCGAATGCCGAGGATATCGAGACGCTGCGCGCATTGGCGCTCGATATGGCGGCGAGCGGCCATACTGCCGACAGCCTGGCGCTTGCCGACCTTCGCTTTCACCTGGCGATCGCCGAAGCCTCGCACAATCCCTTCATGCGCACCTTGGGCAGCCTGATTGAGGCGGCCCTCGTCGGCATGTTCCGCATGAGCACGCCGCCCACCGAAAACGGCTTCGCCAATATCGCCGACACCCATATGCGCATCGTCGATGCGATCGTTTCCGGTGACAGCCTTGCTGCGCGCCGCGCCATGGAGCTTGTCATCCTGGACGGCCGCCACCATGTGCACGAGGCCTTCGCCGCCGTCGGTTCGCAGACCGTCATCGTGTCGATTTCGACCGAAATTTAA
- the glmU gene encoding bifunctional UDP-N-acetylglucosamine diphosphorylase/glucosamine-1-phosphate N-acetyltransferase GlmU, producing the protein MERTCLAVILAAGDSTRMKSSKSKVLHPVAGRPMIAHVVEAVASAGIASVALVVGRDAEDVAKAAAIDGVGIESYLQKERLGTGHAVLAAREAIAKGYDDILVTYGDVPLQTDAPLKAARQGLADGSDVVVIGFHTDRPTGYGRVLVKDGELIAIREEKDATDAERTVTWCNSGLMAINGRKALDLLSRIGNANAKGEFYLTDLVEIARSLGGRVTAVDAPEIEMTGCNNRAELAVIERFWQERRRHQMMLAGVTMIAPETVFLSYDTVIGQDALIEPNVVFGAGAVIDSGAVIHAFSHIEGAHVSQGATVGPFARLRPGADLADGSKVGNFCEVKNGRIGEGAKVNHLTYIGDAVIGAGSNIGAGTITCNYDGVNKSETVIGENAFIGSNSSLVAPVTIGDGAYIASGSVITADVPADALALGRARQEIKPGRASLLRERALAIKAAKKAKS; encoded by the coding sequence ATGGAACGTACTTGTCTTGCCGTCATCCTTGCCGCCGGTGACAGCACGCGGATGAAATCCTCGAAATCGAAAGTGCTGCATCCGGTCGCTGGACGGCCGATGATCGCCCATGTGGTCGAGGCGGTCGCCTCTGCCGGGATCGCCTCCGTCGCCCTCGTCGTCGGCCGCGATGCCGAGGATGTGGCAAAGGCGGCGGCGATCGACGGCGTCGGTATCGAATCCTATCTGCAGAAGGAGCGTCTTGGCACCGGCCATGCGGTGCTGGCTGCGCGCGAAGCAATCGCCAAGGGCTATGACGATATCCTCGTTACCTATGGCGACGTGCCGCTGCAGACCGACGCGCCGCTAAAGGCCGCCCGCCAGGGACTTGCCGACGGTAGTGATGTCGTCGTTATCGGTTTCCATACCGACCGGCCGACCGGCTACGGCCGCGTGCTCGTCAAGGACGGCGAACTGATCGCCATCCGCGAGGAGAAGGACGCGACCGATGCCGAGCGCACCGTCACCTGGTGCAACAGCGGGCTGATGGCGATCAACGGCCGCAAGGCGCTCGATCTTCTCTCGCGGATCGGCAACGCCAATGCCAAGGGCGAATTCTATCTGACCGATCTCGTCGAGATCGCCCGTTCGCTCGGCGGCCGCGTTACCGCCGTCGATGCTCCTGAAATCGAGATGACCGGCTGCAACAACCGCGCCGAACTCGCCGTCATCGAGCGCTTCTGGCAGGAGCGCCGCCGCCACCAGATGATGCTGGCGGGCGTCACCATGATAGCGCCGGAAACGGTCTTTCTGTCTTATGACACCGTCATCGGCCAGGACGCGCTGATCGAGCCGAATGTCGTCTTCGGTGCCGGCGCGGTCATCGACAGCGGCGCAGTCATCCATGCCTTCTCGCATATCGAGGGTGCCCATGTCAGCCAGGGTGCGACCGTCGGCCCCTTCGCGCGCCTGCGCCCGGGTGCCGATCTCGCCGACGGTTCGAAGGTCGGCAATTTCTGCGAGGTCAAGAACGGCCGGATCGGCGAGGGCGCCAAGGTCAACCATCTCACCTATATCGGCGATGCGGTCATCGGCGCCGGCAGCAATATCGGCGCTGGGACGATCACCTGCAACTATGACGGCGTCAACAAGAGCGAGACGGTGATCGGCGAAAACGCCTTCATCGGTTCCAACTCCTCGCTGGTCGCGCCGGTGACGATCGGCGACGGCGCCTATATCGCCTCCGGCAGCGTCATCACCGCCGACGTGCCGGCCGACGCGCTGGCGCTCGGCCGGGCCCGCCAGGAGATCAAGCCCGGCCGCGCATCGCTGCTGCGCGAGCGCGCGCTCGCCATCAAGGCGGCGAAAAAGGCGAAGAGCTGA
- the glmS gene encoding glutamine--fructose-6-phosphate transaminase (isomerizing), giving the protein MCGIVGIVGSQPVAGRLVDALKRLEYRGYDSAGVATIHEGVMDRRRAEGKLFNLEKRLDAEPLPGVVGIAHTRWATHGVPNETNAHPHFVEGVAVVHNGIIENFSELRDELTEAGAVFETQTDTEVVAQLMAKYLREGLEPRAAMLQMLNRLTGAYALAVMLKADPGTIMAARSGPPLAVGYGRGEMFLGSDAIALSPFTNEITYLVDGDCAVLTRDSVAVIDFTGKPVKRARQISQATAYVVDKGNHRHFMEKEIYEQPEVISHALSHYVDFAENTIGANAAAIDFKAATGLAISACGTAYLAGLVGKYWFERYARLPVEIDVASEFRYREMPLSSSQAALFISQSGETADTLASLRYCRDNGLKIGAVVNVRESTIARESDAVFPIMAGPEIGVASTKAFTCQLAVLASLAIGAGKARGTVSAEEERALVRHLAEMPRVMSRVLNLIQPQMESLSRELSKCKDVLYLGRGTSFPLAMEGALKLKEISYIHAEGYAAGELKHGPIALIDENMPVIVIAPYDRFFEKTVSNMQEVAARGGRIIFITDEAGAAASKLPTMATIILPVVDEIIAPMIFSLPIQLLAYHTAVFMGTDVDQPRNLAKSVTVE; this is encoded by the coding sequence ATGTGCGGTATTGTGGGGATTGTGGGAAGTCAGCCTGTTGCCGGGCGCCTGGTCGATGCGCTGAAGCGTCTCGAATATCGCGGCTATGACTCCGCCGGCGTCGCCACCATCCATGAAGGGGTGATGGATCGCCGCCGCGCCGAAGGCAAACTGTTCAATCTGGAAAAGCGCCTCGATGCCGAACCGCTGCCGGGCGTGGTCGGCATTGCCCATACCCGCTGGGCGACCCACGGCGTGCCGAATGAGACCAACGCCCATCCGCATTTCGTCGAAGGTGTCGCTGTCGTCCACAACGGCATCATCGAGAATTTTTCCGAGCTTCGCGACGAATTGACCGAGGCGGGCGCTGTCTTCGAAACCCAGACCGACACCGAGGTCGTCGCCCAGTTGATGGCGAAATACCTGCGCGAGGGCCTCGAGCCGCGCGCCGCCATGCTGCAGATGCTGAACCGGCTGACCGGCGCCTATGCGCTCGCCGTCATGCTCAAGGCCGATCCCGGCACGATCATGGCCGCCCGCTCCGGACCGCCGCTTGCCGTCGGCTACGGCCGCGGCGAAATGTTCCTCGGCTCGGACGCGATTGCGCTGTCGCCCTTCACCAACGAGATCACCTATCTCGTCGACGGCGATTGCGCCGTCCTCACCCGTGACAGTGTCGCCGTCATCGATTTTACCGGCAAGCCGGTCAAGCGCGCCCGCCAGATTTCACAGGCGACCGCCTATGTCGTCGACAAGGGCAACCACCGCCATTTCATGGAAAAGGAAATCTACGAGCAGCCCGAGGTCATCTCCCACGCGCTCAGCCACTATGTCGATTTCGCCGAAAACACGATCGGCGCCAATGCCGCGGCAATCGACTTCAAGGCGGCGACCGGCCTTGCGATCTCGGCCTGCGGCACCGCTTATCTCGCCGGTCTCGTCGGCAAATACTGGTTCGAGCGTTATGCCCGCCTTCCGGTCGAGATCGACGTCGCCTCCGAATTCCGTTACCGCGAAATGCCGCTGTCGTCGTCGCAGGCCGCACTCTTCATCTCGCAGTCGGGCGAAACCGCCGATACGCTGGCATCGCTGCGTTATTGCCGTGACAACGGCCTGAAGATCGGCGCGGTCGTCAATGTCCGCGAATCGACGATCGCCCGCGAATCCGACGCCGTCTTCCCGATCATGGCCGGCCCCGAAATCGGCGTCGCCTCGACCAAGGCCTTCACCTGCCAGCTCGCCGTGCTGGCGTCGCTCGCGATCGGCGCCGGCAAGGCGCGCGGCACGGTGAGTGCGGAGGAGGAGAGGGCGCTGGTGCGCCATCTCGCCGAAATGCCGCGCGTCATGAGCCGGGTGCTGAACCTCATCCAGCCGCAGATGGAAAGCCTGTCGCGCGAACTGTCGAAGTGCAAGGACGTGCTCTATCTCGGCCGCGGCACCAGCTTCCCGCTTGCCATGGAAGGCGCGCTGAAACTCAAGGAAATTTCCTATATCCACGCCGAAGGTTATGCCGCCGGCGAATTGAAGCACGGGCCGATCGCGCTGATCGATGAGAATATGCCCGTTATCGTTATCGCTCCCTACGACCGTTTCTTCGAAAAGACCGTTTCGAACATGCAGGAGGTCGCAGCCCGCGGCGGTCGAATCATCTTCATCACCGACGAGGCGGGTGCTGCGGCCTCGAAACTGCCGACCATGGCGACGATCATCCTGCCCGTTGTCGACGAAATCATCGCGCCGATGATCTTCTCGCTGCCGATCCAGCTGCTCGCCTATCACACCGCCGTCTTCATGGGCACCGACGTCGATCAGCCGCGCAATCTGGCGAAATCCGTGACCGTGGAATAA